From Saprospiraceae bacterium, one genomic window encodes:
- a CDS encoding transposase yields MDQSKTNNRRRRYDTEFKLNAIHLLESGRNASELADSLGVSKQMLYNWRSQIRITRNASVQPGTNNPYTELEQLRKKLRDVEMERDILKKALNIFSRQT; encoded by the coding sequence ATGGATCAATCAAAGACAAACAATCGGAGGAGGAGGTACGATACCGAGTTTAAGCTTAATGCCATTCATTTGCTCGAATCCGGGAGGAACGCTAGCGAATTAGCTGATTCTCTTGGCGTTAGTAAGCAAATGCTTTACAATTGGCGTAGTCAAATCAGGATTACCAGGAATGCTTCCGTCCAGCCAGGAACAAATAATCCTTATACTGAACTTGAACAGCTCCGTAAGAAATTAAGGGATGTTGAAATGGAAAGGGATATTTTAAAAAAAGCCTTGAACATTTTCAGCCGGCAGACATGA
- a CDS encoding IS3 family transposase, with protein MKEQNLKAIQPKSFVPKTTDSTGTKFPAPNLLLDFGKAQKPNEVWVGDITYIPLKNGQWAYLSTWIDTYLHKVVGWDVQTHMRSELVISAFNKAKLKCIQNKLSVIVHSDRGTQYSSKDFKNAIKGNRQSMTRKNEVYDNAIAESFFSRLKCECIRGTVFDDLDQLRFTLFEYIDGYYNTIRRHSSIQYYTPLEFENIYYSKNQFTHCN; from the coding sequence ATGAAGGAACAAAATTTGAAAGCAATCCAGCCAAAGAGTTTTGTTCCAAAAACAACTGATTCCACCGGGACCAAATTTCCTGCACCCAATTTACTTCTTGATTTTGGAAAGGCGCAAAAACCAAATGAAGTATGGGTTGGTGACATTACCTACATTCCTTTAAAGAATGGCCAATGGGCCTATCTTTCAACTTGGATTGATACTTATTTGCATAAAGTAGTGGGCTGGGATGTTCAGACTCATATGAGAAGCGAACTGGTTATTTCAGCCTTCAATAAAGCAAAACTGAAATGCATCCAAAATAAATTAAGTGTGATTGTCCATTCTGACCGAGGAACGCAGTACTCTAGTAAAGATTTCAAAAATGCCATTAAAGGAAATAGACAAAGTATGACTCGCAAAAACGAAGTTTATGACAACGCAATTGCCGAATCATTTTTCTCAAGGCTCAAATGCGAATGCATTAGAGGTACTGTATTTGATGATTTGGATCAATTAAGATTCACTCTGTTTGAATACATAGATGGCTATTACAACACAATCAGAAGGCATTCATCCATTCAATACTATACACCCTTAGAATTTGAAAATATTTATTATTCGAAAAATCAATTCACTCATTGCAACTAA
- a CDS encoding glycosyltransferase family 39 protein has product MNSILTIATKPGIGNKFIYLLVAILCAIPLFSGLGVLPIRVWDESRLAINAWEMLKNENWLVTHFDSSPDLWNTKPPLLIWLQVLCMKLLGPSELALRLPSAFAGAFTCLALFRFILKHTGDNALSILCPLVLVCTHGYIQYHGVRTGDYDALLTLWTTLSCLHFFNYTEQRSRKHLHCFYLFLSLAALTKGISGLLFLPALFLYALYQKTCWPLVKSKDFWLGFTAFVLIIGGFYLLREIAHPGFLKIVYENELGGRYFQVLENHGGGFLYYVNLFIDQRFREWYLMCLAGIITGLLLSDGQIKKISIYFSLLNIAYLLIISFSKTKLEWYDLPMYPFLAFHAAVFINKMFRLLKNFNWLNQQLRFNPLPYLLLVIIFTNPYRKILEKTWSPSEYKWDQTSYELSHYLQEAVAGKKNLEGVTLLHEGYYAQYLFYIYLLNDKGINVKLSTDWQSRIDSKLVLSHQSTIKQDLHRKYELEELDQYGQVSLFRILGPKDINL; this is encoded by the coding sequence TTGAATTCAATATTAACAATTGCCACAAAACCAGGAATTGGCAATAAGTTTATTTACTTATTGGTGGCTATTCTTTGTGCAATCCCACTTTTCTCAGGCTTAGGCGTTTTACCCATCAGGGTTTGGGATGAATCAAGACTTGCCATAAACGCGTGGGAAATGCTGAAAAATGAAAATTGGTTGGTGACCCATTTCGACTCAAGTCCTGATCTGTGGAATACCAAACCACCATTATTGATTTGGCTTCAAGTCCTGTGTATGAAACTTCTGGGGCCCAGCGAACTCGCTTTGCGTCTTCCCTCAGCATTCGCAGGTGCATTCACCTGTCTTGCTTTATTCAGATTTATCCTTAAACATACTGGCGACAATGCTTTGAGCATCCTGTGTCCTCTTGTGCTCGTTTGCACCCATGGTTATATTCAATACCATGGAGTCCGAACGGGTGATTATGATGCCCTCTTGACCCTCTGGACTACTTTAAGCTGCCTACATTTTTTCAACTACACAGAGCAAAGATCCCGAAAACATCTTCATTGCTTTTATCTCTTTCTCAGCTTAGCTGCTTTGACCAAAGGAATATCCGGTTTGCTATTTTTACCTGCCTTGTTTTTATATGCTCTGTATCAAAAAACATGTTGGCCTTTGGTAAAAAGCAAAGATTTCTGGTTAGGTTTTACTGCATTTGTCTTAATCATTGGGGGTTTCTATCTTTTGAGAGAAATTGCTCATCCGGGATTCTTAAAAATAGTCTATGAAAACGAATTGGGTGGAAGGTATTTTCAAGTATTAGAAAACCACGGAGGCGGATTCCTTTATTACGTTAATTTGTTCATTGATCAACGATTTCGGGAATGGTACTTGATGTGTCTGGCAGGAATTATAACCGGTCTTCTTCTTAGTGATGGTCAAATAAAAAAAATAAGCATCTATTTCAGCCTACTCAACATTGCGTACCTTCTGATTATATCCTTCAGCAAAACAAAATTGGAATGGTATGATCTGCCCATGTATCCCTTTTTAGCCTTCCACGCTGCGGTATTTATAAATAAAATGTTCAGACTTTTGAAAAATTTCAATTGGCTCAATCAACAACTTAGGTTTAATCCACTTCCATATTTGTTGCTTGTCATCATTTTTACAAATCCCTATCGAAAAATATTGGAAAAAACCTGGTCACCCAGTGAATACAAATGGGATCAAACGAGCTATGAACTGAGCCATTATTTGCAAGAAGCAGTCGCAGGTAAGAAAAATCTTGAGGGAGTAACACTTTTGCATGAAGGATATTATGCACAATATCTATTCTACATTTATCTTTTGAATGATAAAGGAATCAATGTAAAATTAAGTACGGATTGGCAGAGTAGGATCGATTCAAAGCTCGTCTTATCCCATCAATCAACAATAAAGCAGGATTTACACCGGAAATATGAATTGGAAGAATTGGACCAATACGGTCAGGTGTCATTATTTCGAATATTAGGGCCAAAGGACATTAATTTATGA
- a CDS encoding T9SS type A sorting domain-containing protein, which produces MSYLKIYFNILCVLILSAGVYDTAELKAQNIHDAKQSVIIEAQIQEQPAIIRLKWLQDTGHLGYRIYRKEKDVQTWGDSLAILGVDATEWTDSNVQIGKAHDYRILKILPNNNPSEGVRPGSGFIYSGMKLPPVHHRGSCLMVADDSFAVSLSHEIKQWMQDVEADGWTPYVLYVKRTDPVTLVKSKIKSWALSHPDVQQSVLLFGRIPVPYAGDIAPDGHNPDHKGAWPCDGYYGELHGNWTDSILNVNAPVGNRNDNLLRDGKFDNRFFPGEVKLQVGRVDFANMDKFPEGEEYLLKRYLQKSHQWRIGNIHALERGLIDNNFAREPEGLAQSGWKNYVAMFGHQQVKDLPYRTTLTNQSYMWSYGCGGGGPESASDISSTSNFVNDSLQTIFTMLFGSYFGDWDYPNNFLRAAIASRTILASTWGMRPMWHLQHMALGETIGYSTRLTMNNLDLFTSGVFGRFIHIGLMGDPTLRMHMMKPVQNLKASVQHAYLNLSWDDPDSLAAYYIYRKSETDSVYRLMNDQANVPTFYKDSCFPSGLTHYMVRAVQLKSSASGSYYNLSPGAVIVIDHGPQSNGVQTDFDVQTYFDQLSLSNKSKNASIYEWDFGDGSKSLESNPIKLYNQAGIYQICLSAKNLCDENTLCKNVSMVSSLPMLSEKLIHIDCFGDSTGQIELSATGGTPTLFFEWSGTKDTGRILKNLRAGIYNGELTTETGRKISLGPYEIEESSEIKAQFSVVKSQLNKNNGSIVLDVSGGCPPYQYLWNTDDTTANLTDLQAGIYCVSIQDCKSCQIVQCVELENEGMTAVKEQESDRIYFYPNPAMHHLNWHIDEWNGNNFQLRFFDLNGLELYQNRTLLNGPDGQINLLSLTQGIYFIQVLQLHTGNVSRYKLIKL; this is translated from the coding sequence ATGTCTTATCTCAAAATTTACTTCAACATCCTCTGTGTTTTAATATTGAGTGCTGGTGTCTATGACACTGCCGAATTGAAAGCTCAAAACATTCATGACGCCAAACAATCGGTGATCATTGAAGCTCAGATCCAGGAGCAACCTGCCATCATCCGACTCAAGTGGCTTCAAGATACCGGCCATCTGGGATACCGGATTTACCGAAAAGAGAAGGACGTTCAGACCTGGGGAGACAGTCTTGCTATTTTAGGGGTAGATGCCACAGAATGGACGGACAGCAATGTCCAAATTGGTAAAGCACATGATTACCGTATCTTAAAAATTCTTCCCAACAACAATCCTTCTGAAGGAGTCAGACCAGGAAGTGGTTTTATTTATTCAGGGATGAAATTACCACCCGTGCATCACAGAGGGAGTTGTCTGATGGTGGCAGATGATAGTTTTGCAGTCAGTCTTTCGCATGAAATAAAACAATGGATGCAAGATGTGGAAGCCGATGGATGGACCCCTTATGTGTTGTATGTAAAAAGAACAGATCCGGTCACTCTGGTAAAATCAAAAATCAAATCCTGGGCCCTCAGTCATCCCGATGTGCAACAGTCCGTTTTATTGTTTGGAAGAATTCCAGTTCCTTATGCCGGCGATATAGCACCCGATGGACATAATCCCGATCACAAAGGAGCATGGCCCTGCGATGGCTACTATGGAGAATTGCATGGGAATTGGACAGATTCTATATTAAATGTAAATGCTCCAGTTGGTAACCGTAACGACAACCTTCTGAGAGATGGAAAGTTTGACAACCGCTTTTTTCCGGGAGAGGTCAAACTTCAGGTCGGTCGGGTGGATTTTGCCAACATGGATAAATTTCCGGAAGGAGAGGAATACCTGCTCAAAAGATATCTTCAAAAAAGCCACCAATGGCGAATTGGCAATATACATGCATTGGAGAGAGGACTTATTGACAATAATTTTGCAAGAGAGCCAGAAGGGCTTGCTCAATCTGGATGGAAGAACTATGTCGCCATGTTTGGGCATCAGCAGGTCAAAGACCTGCCTTACCGGACTACACTGACCAATCAATCCTATATGTGGTCTTATGGTTGCGGGGGCGGAGGACCTGAAAGCGCTTCCGATATTTCGTCCACCAGTAATTTTGTGAATGATTCTTTGCAAACCATCTTTACCATGTTGTTTGGTTCTTATTTCGGAGATTGGGATTACCCCAATAATTTTCTGCGTGCCGCCATTGCATCCAGAACCATTTTAGCAAGTACATGGGGTATGAGACCAATGTGGCACTTGCAGCACATGGCATTGGGTGAAACCATCGGTTATTCTACCCGGCTTACCATGAACAATCTCGATCTTTTTACCTCCGGGGTATTTGGCCGATTTATTCACATTGGCCTGATGGGTGATCCTACTTTGCGAATGCACATGATGAAACCCGTTCAAAATCTAAAAGCAAGTGTTCAGCATGCTTATTTGAATCTCTCATGGGATGATCCGGATTCTCTTGCAGCCTATTATATCTACCGAAAGTCTGAGACTGATTCCGTTTACCGATTGATGAATGATCAAGCGAATGTACCTACTTTTTACAAGGATAGCTGTTTTCCTTCAGGACTTACCCATTATATGGTGAGAGCGGTTCAATTAAAATCCAGTGCGAGCGGATCTTATTACAATCTTTCACCTGGTGCAGTAATAGTGATTGACCATGGACCTCAGTCAAATGGAGTGCAAACCGATTTTGATGTGCAAACTTATTTTGATCAGCTTAGTCTAAGCAACAAAAGCAAAAATGCAAGTATTTATGAATGGGATTTTGGCGATGGAAGTAAAAGTTTAGAGAGCAATCCAATAAAATTATACAATCAGGCAGGGATATATCAAATTTGTCTGAGTGCTAAAAATCTTTGTGATGAAAACACACTTTGTAAAAATGTAAGCATGGTTTCGAGTTTGCCGATGCTTTCTGAAAAACTGATACACATTGATTGCTTTGGTGACAGCACCGGACAGATTGAATTATCAGCTACAGGAGGGACTCCTACGCTGTTTTTTGAATGGTCAGGAACAAAAGATACAGGCAGAATTCTGAAAAATCTCAGGGCAGGAATTTACAATGGAGAGCTAACCACTGAAACAGGAAGAAAAATAAGTTTAGGTCCGTATGAGATCGAGGAAAGTTCAGAAATAAAAGCACAGTTTTCAGTTGTAAAAAGTCAGCTTAACAAGAACAACGGATCCATTGTATTGGATGTATCAGGCGGATGTCCTCCTTACCAATATCTGTGGAATACTGATGATACTACAGCAAACTTGACAGACCTTCAGGCAGGAATTTATTGTGTAAGTATCCAGGATTGTAAATCTTGTCAAATTGTGCAATGTGTAGAATTAGAAAATGAAGGAATGACTGCGGTTAAAGAACAGGAGAGCGATCGTATATATTTTTATCCAAATCCGGCGATGCATCACTTAAATTGGCACATCGATGAATGGAATGGCAATAATTTTCAATTGAGATTTTTTGACTTAAACGGCCTGGAGTTGTATCAAAACAGGACACTACTTAACGGACCCGATGGACAAATTAATCTTCTTTCATTGACTCAAGGAATATATTTTATTCAAGTACTACAATTGCACACTGGAAATGTATCAAGGTATAAGTTGATCAAATTGTAA
- a CDS encoding S8 family peptidase, whose protein sequence is MEKQSKRYLITYNDGSISSENAASLLGVAKSKCKEGVAFMETESVPGKTDVLHFENLGVSTIELTEDEVLKLQSKEGILAVEEDLEMFAFKEDINEEKQFQELFYGEEILENGEEEIVKEEGYQNGYKKALLDVFSSLLDRSGGAQEDSFDLKLPVPSPVKPIIKRPQPVPWNISMVKAPAAWARGITGKGVKLAILDTGITAHPDLSIAGGVSFIPGSTSFDDRHGHGTHCAGIAAAKNNTIGVVGVAPNASLYAVKVLNDSGSGMSSWIIAGMEWCVRNRIKVASMSLGGASNPSVAYANAIKRCYDHGVVVVIASGNSFGSSFPWVCAPANSIISGVANASPLAVGAVDRASVIAGFSSRGGRVALWNQVGCVAPGVSINSTFLANGYRALSGTSMATPHVAGLAALIVQRYPGITAPNVKRRITTTSRDLGAAGFDITYGFGLINCDLATR, encoded by the coding sequence ATGGAAAAACAATCGAAAAGGTATCTGATCACTTACAATGACGGAAGCATCAGCTCAGAAAACGCGGCAAGTTTACTGGGAGTCGCCAAATCAAAATGCAAGGAAGGGGTGGCCTTCATGGAAACCGAATCTGTACCTGGAAAAACGGATGTCTTGCATTTTGAAAATCTGGGTGTTTCTACCATCGAACTCACCGAAGACGAGGTTTTAAAATTACAATCTAAAGAGGGAATTCTCGCAGTGGAGGAAGATCTGGAAATGTTTGCCTTTAAAGAAGATATTAATGAGGAAAAGCAATTTCAGGAATTGTTCTACGGAGAAGAAATACTCGAAAACGGTGAGGAGGAAATTGTGAAAGAAGAAGGCTATCAGAATGGTTACAAGAAAGCTCTGTTGGATGTGTTTTCGTCCCTATTGGACAGGTCCGGAGGAGCACAGGAAGATTCTTTTGATCTTAAATTGCCGGTGCCTTCTCCCGTAAAACCCATCATCAAAAGACCTCAACCCGTGCCATGGAATATTTCGATGGTCAAAGCACCTGCAGCCTGGGCAAGAGGAATAACAGGAAAGGGTGTAAAGCTTGCAATTTTAGATACCGGAATCACTGCACATCCGGATCTGAGCATTGCTGGAGGCGTTTCCTTTATTCCTGGTTCAACCAGTTTTGACGACCGTCACGGACATGGTACGCATTGTGCCGGAATAGCTGCTGCAAAAAACAACACCATCGGTGTCGTGGGAGTGGCACCAAACGCGAGTCTGTATGCAGTCAAAGTTCTTAACGACAGCGGAAGCGGTATGTCCAGCTGGATCATCGCAGGAATGGAATGGTGTGTTAGAAATCGCATCAAAGTAGCCAGCATGAGTCTTGGCGGAGCCAGCAATCCTTCTGTAGCCTATGCCAACGCCATCAAAAGATGTTACGATCATGGGGTCGTTGTAGTCATTGCCTCTGGAAATTCCTTTGGAAGCAGCTTCCCATGGGTCTGTGCGCCTGCCAACTCTATCATCAGCGGAGTAGCTAACGCAAGTCCACTTGCAGTAGGAGCTGTTGACAGAGCTTCAGTTATTGCAGGCTTTTCTTCAAGAGGCGGAAGGGTGGCTTTGTGGAATCAGGTGGGCTGTGTGGCTCCGGGTGTAAGCATCAACTCTACTTTTCTTGCAAATGGCTACAGAGCTTTATCTGGCACCAGTATGGCGACCCCACACGTGGCAGGTCTTGCTGCCCTGATCGTACAGAGATATCCGGGCATTACCGCTCCAAATGTGAAACGCAGAATCACTACCACCAGCAGAGATCTGGGTGCGGCAGGATTTGACATAACCTATGGATTCGGTTTGATCAATTGCGATCTTGCCACCCGATAA
- a CDS encoding EamA family transporter → MVHKNPDWKDWTLLIILTIIWGFSYFFIKHSLTDFDPTQIAGLRMLFSAIALTPFLYASFKIIPLDRWTLIMFVGFLGSFLPAFMYPWAQQKISSSLAGIINSFTPICTYAIGILLFQVKTERQKVLGSLIALAGAVVLIAFKPGAEFRAEATYLLVAFMVPILYGLNGNMIKSKLSEFSGLQMTATMYVSLLVFSIPLCYYSGAFHQIPVSLAQGNAFYHLLALSVLGSALAMALFNILIKRVHVLFAASVTYLMPMVSIVVGWMDGEKIGWNDILGFGFILLGVLIMNEVLKKKRPVELS, encoded by the coding sequence ATGGTTCATAAAAATCCGGATTGGAAAGACTGGACACTCCTGATCATCCTGACCATCATCTGGGGATTCAGTTATTTCTTTATCAAACACAGTCTGACAGACTTTGATCCCACACAGATTGCCGGGCTGAGGATGTTGTTTAGCGCCATTGCATTGACTCCTTTTCTGTATGCCTCCTTTAAAATAATTCCACTCGACAGATGGACCCTGATCATGTTTGTTGGATTTTTGGGATCCTTTCTACCAGCCTTCATGTATCCATGGGCGCAACAGAAAATCAGTAGTTCATTGGCCGGAATTATCAACTCCTTTACACCCATTTGTACTTATGCGATCGGAATATTACTATTTCAGGTGAAAACCGAAAGGCAAAAAGTATTGGGTTCTTTGATTGCGCTTGCCGGTGCAGTCGTATTGATTGCCTTCAAACCCGGAGCCGAATTTAGAGCCGAGGCGACGTATTTATTGGTAGCGTTTATGGTACCCATTCTGTATGGTCTCAATGGCAATATGATCAAATCCAAATTGTCCGAATTTTCAGGTCTTCAGATGACCGCCACCATGTATGTCTCCCTGCTTGTTTTTAGTATTCCGCTTTGTTATTATTCCGGTGCATTCCATCAAATCCCTGTTTCCTTGGCACAAGGCAATGCGTTCTACCATTTGCTGGCCTTAAGTGTACTTGGATCAGCATTGGCGATGGCCCTTTTTAATATATTGATCAAAAGAGTGCATGTATTATTTGCAGCCAGCGTCACCTATCTGATGCCCATGGTCTCGATTGTCGTGGGATGGATGGACGGAGAAAAAATTGGTTGGAACGACATTTTGGGATTTGGATTTATCCTTTTGGGTGTGCTTATAATGAATGAGGTCTTGAAAAAGAAGAGGCCAGTGGAGCTGTCATAA
- a CDS encoding Omp28-related outer membrane protein, producing MKPIVSICLLLVCAFGFAQSPRKVLYEHFTQASCPPCATVNPVLHPILERNSDKLVRVTHQVSWPGYDPMNKDNPGEIQSRVTYYGISGVPGSRMNGALARVTPTIEVNDAMIEAAASLGSPYEISIGTQLNPNLTELDVKVDVKLTGNLIGRPILRLVVMEKIIRFAQPPGTNGEREFHHVIKKFLPNTGGTSLSNLSTTGETQSFEFNYKFDKLYDFKNLEVAAFIQNETTKEVLQAENATPEFPKTAAADLIFRTGTPGQDPTSNVICGTSTTPRISFLNQGETTLQSAKFEYSINGGVSASHGWTGQLNYLQEAIVNLPSVEVPYLKSTDNTIELRLIEQNGVQLQEPKTFHINFEPPPVTSTKCRIEIKPISKPDLIVFDVTDGSGNVILRGGPFADNTVKVFDLELQENTCYKLNVNNRHTSVNGTARLFNENNELIVNTSLTSQRLFVSPFTTYQLVASENLLGDHQGILVFPNPVNDLLNIHWNVRENGPAVLSVFDLSGKQVFSKKLHTHYGINQHEILSSEWSEGSYLIQIKTLQNTLYSKFAIAR from the coding sequence ATGAAACCAATAGTTAGCATTTGTCTATTGCTGGTTTGCGCTTTTGGATTTGCGCAATCTCCGCGAAAAGTTTTGTATGAGCATTTTACCCAGGCGTCCTGTCCACCCTGCGCCACCGTCAACCCGGTGTTGCATCCCATCCTTGAAAGGAACAGTGACAAATTGGTAAGAGTCACCCACCAGGTGAGCTGGCCCGGATATGATCCGATGAACAAGGACAATCCCGGAGAAATTCAATCCCGTGTCACTTATTATGGCATCTCCGGAGTACCGGGTTCAAGGATGAATGGAGCACTCGCAAGGGTAACACCCACCATCGAAGTGAACGATGCCATGATCGAAGCGGCAGCTTCTCTTGGATCTCCTTATGAAATAAGTATTGGGACTCAACTGAATCCAAATCTGACGGAATTGGATGTAAAGGTAGATGTGAAATTGACCGGGAATCTGATCGGAAGGCCAATACTTAGGCTTGTTGTGATGGAGAAAATCATCCGTTTTGCACAGCCGCCCGGTACCAATGGGGAAAGGGAATTTCACCATGTCATTAAGAAATTTTTGCCCAATACTGGTGGAACCTCTCTTTCCAATCTGAGTACAACAGGTGAAACCCAGAGTTTTGAGTTTAATTACAAATTTGACAAACTTTACGATTTCAAAAATTTGGAGGTCGCCGCATTTATCCAGAATGAAACCACCAAAGAAGTACTACAGGCAGAAAATGCAACTCCAGAATTTCCAAAGACAGCAGCGGCAGATCTTATTTTCAGAACGGGTACGCCGGGACAAGATCCCACATCCAATGTAATCTGTGGCACAAGCACCACTCCCAGAATCAGTTTTTTAAATCAGGGAGAAACAACGCTCCAGTCCGCCAAGTTTGAATATTCGATCAATGGAGGAGTATCTGCAAGCCATGGTTGGACAGGGCAGTTGAACTATCTTCAAGAGGCTATTGTAAATTTACCTTCGGTCGAAGTACCTTATTTAAAATCGACTGACAATACCATAGAACTAAGGTTGATTGAACAAAATGGAGTACAACTGCAGGAACCAAAAACATTCCATATAAATTTTGAACCGCCACCGGTGACAAGCACCAAATGTAGGATTGAAATAAAACCGATCTCAAAACCCGATTTAATCGTATTTGATGTCACCGATGGTTCTGGCAATGTGATCTTGCGCGGTGGGCCTTTTGCCGACAATACGGTCAAGGTATTTGATCTTGAATTACAAGAAAATACCTGTTATAAATTAAATGTCAACAATCGCCATACCAGTGTCAATGGCACAGCCAGACTTTTTAATGAAAACAACGAACTCATCGTTAACACAAGTCTGACTTCTCAAAGATTGTTCGTAAGTCCTTTTACGACCTACCAACTGGTTGCTTCAGAAAATCTGCTTGGGGACCATCAGGGGATTCTTGTATTTCCAAACCCCGTGAACGATCTTCTGAACATCCATTGGAATGTAAGAGAAAATGGACCTGCGGTCCTTTCTGTTTTTGATCTCTCGGGCAAGCAAGTATTTTCCAAAAAGCTGCATACTCATTATGGAATCAATCAACACGAAATCCTATCTTCCGAGTGGAGCGAAGGATCTTATTTGATCCAGATCAAGACCCTTCAAAATACCCTTTACTCCAAGTTTGCAATAGCAAGATAG
- a CDS encoding ATP-binding protein, translating into MNYRSRIIEQELQRKLNASGAVLIRGPKACGKTESAKQFAKSILQVDQDIQVPAMMLTAPMRLLAGDNPRLIDEWQIQPKLWDYIRHEVDVRNKTAQFILTGSANPEVSAQMHSGAGRFTILDMRTMSWQELGFSTGKISLRDLFEGAKIEIYDQTTDLEFIVEKLIVGGFPTNMNLRIDQAMDLNRAYIELLAEVDISRIGNVKRNPAKLKALLCSLARNSATLVDISTLSKDILKNENEGLSRPTIYDYLDALNRLMIIEDQPAWAPHIRSSSALRRSPKRHLSDVCLAVAALACDKNSLLNDLNLTGFLFESLVIHDLRIYAQAMDAKVYNYRDSSGLEVDGIVQKHNGDWSAFEIKLGAGQIDEAAAALHKFVSILNPKKVKQASSLNIITGTGMSYTRNDGINVISLASIGV; encoded by the coding sequence GTGAATTATAGGTCGCGAATTATAGAGCAGGAGTTACAACGAAAATTAAATGCTTCCGGAGCCGTGCTGATCAGAGGACCTAAGGCCTGCGGAAAGACGGAATCTGCAAAGCAATTTGCAAAAAGTATTTTGCAAGTGGATCAGGATATTCAGGTACCTGCGATGATGCTGACTGCTCCAATGCGCCTTTTGGCGGGTGATAACCCCAGACTGATAGATGAGTGGCAAATCCAGCCAAAACTATGGGATTACATACGGCACGAAGTGGATGTCCGTAATAAAACTGCCCAGTTTATTTTAACCGGCTCTGCGAATCCTGAGGTATCGGCCCAAATGCATTCAGGTGCGGGTCGGTTTACCATTTTGGACATGAGAACAATGTCCTGGCAGGAGTTGGGTTTTTCGACCGGTAAAATCAGTCTTCGGGACCTATTCGAAGGAGCTAAGATTGAGATTTATGATCAAACTACTGATCTTGAGTTTATTGTGGAAAAACTGATTGTTGGTGGTTTCCCTACAAATATGAATCTTCGTATAGATCAGGCTATGGATCTAAACCGGGCTTATATTGAGTTGTTGGCAGAAGTTGACATCAGCCGCATCGGAAATGTAAAAAGAAATCCTGCAAAACTAAAAGCATTGCTCTGTTCGTTGGCAAGAAATTCTGCCACCTTAGTAGATATCAGCACCTTGTCTAAAGATATTCTGAAAAATGAAAACGAAGGACTTTCCAGACCTACCATATATGATTATCTGGATGCTTTGAACCGCTTGATGATCATTGAAGACCAACCGGCATGGGCCCCTCATATAAGGTCTTCCTCAGCTTTGAGGAGATCCCCCAAAAGGCATCTTTCAGATGTTTGCCTGGCAGTTGCGGCATTGGCCTGTGATAAAAATTCACTTTTAAATGATTTAAATCTGACGGGTTTCTTGTTTGAATCTCTGGTTATCCATGACTTGCGTATTTATGCTCAAGCCATGGACGCAAAGGTTTACAATTACCGTGATTCAAGCGGACTGGAAGTAGATGGTATCGTTCAAAAACACAATGGAGATTGGTCTGCATTTGAAATTAAACTAGGCGCCGGTCAAATTGATGAGGCAGCTGCAGCACTTCATAAATTTGTTTCAATTCTAAATCCTAAGAAAGTCAAGCAAGCTTCTTCTCTTAACATCATTACAGGAACAGGCATGAGCTATACTCGGAATGACGGAATCAATGTTATTTCACTTGCTTCCATAGGTGTATAG